The Oncorhynchus keta strain PuntledgeMale-10-30-2019 chromosome 28, Oket_V2, whole genome shotgun sequence DNA segment ttatttgggctgcaatttctgaggctggtaactctaatgaacttattctatGCAGCAGAGATACCTCTGGGTCTTccgttcctgtggcggtcctcatgagagccagtttcatcatagcacttgatggttttgcgacagcacatgaagaaactttcaaagttcttgaaatgttccatattgactgaccttcatgtcttaaagtaatgatggactgttgtttctctttgcttatttgagctgttctttgcATTGACTTTgcattttaccaaatagggctatcttctgtataccaaccctaccttgtcacaacacaactgattgtctcaaacgcattaagttaacttttaacaaggcacacctgttaattgaaatgcattccaggtgactacctcatgaagctggttgagagaaagccaagagtgtacaaagctgttatcgaggcaaagggtggttactttgaagaatctcaagtagaAAATTTgattttttgatttgttaaactcttttttggttactacttgattctatatgtgttatttcatagttttgatgtcttcactattctacaatgtagaaaatagtaaaaataaagaaaaaccatggaatgagtaggtgttcccaaactattgactggtacggTATGTTGAAGGTGTAGTGGTAAACGATCTAATCCCAAGGCACTTTCCCATGTCTTCTTAATATTAAGTGAAATTAGATTTCATTAAAAATAACTGAAAATTATTTAAGTCTGACAATAGAACTACACACAAATGCAGTGCTAACAGATACAACATGCTTTCCCCTCATAAAACTATAGAAAAGTGCAATGTGAAGTGCTAGgcaatataaaaatataaatatatttggaaACATCTTGAAATCTGAATTGGAATACAGCGTATGTTCCTGCTCGCTTTGAGGATTTTGGAAAGCCAATATTTAAGGTAGCACACAGTAGTTACACCTTAATATCGACATTTTTGTAAATAGAGCCTATTGATCAATCAATGTGTGAACTGTAACTGAAAGCTGGACCTAAGATATACAATTGTCATCTAAGAGCAATGTGTAGAGTGATTGACGGAGAATGGAAGTCTATGGCTCTGTGGCAGGTGGTGGTTCTTCCAGGCCCTGCAGTAATTCGGCATACGCTGTCGAGTTCATGTAGCGTGGGTATGAGTCTCTCTGCATCAGCGTGTAGATTTGCTGCTGGGCGTCCTCAAACGTGAGGGACGTGGGCTCCAGCATGTTCTTGTTGATCACGTCTCGAACATGTGAGTCCAAACTCACCTGGAGAAGTAATTAAACAACCAGAGAAGTTGAATAAGAGCAGTAGCGGTCTAATGAATAACTGTAATAAGTCGGAGGTATGTGAAATCTAGAGTAGTCTTGCTGAAGCAAGTCGCACTAATGAGAATACTCTATGGAGAAAGCATTTTAGGCTTACAGCTATAAATGAGCACAATTATAGGATACTTCAGTCTCAAGAAAGGCCAAAGCGGTGTAAACTCACCTCTTTAGGGGAGAGGATAGAAATGAAGTCCTCATAGATCTGTCGTACTTTCTCCTCCACCACAGTTTTGTTGGTCTCCTTTTTGAGCTCTTCGCAGGCCAACCAGAACATAATGTTCTCTTCACTAAACTCTGTCCTTAGGAACTGTCGGAAGCAGCCCCGCCCTGCGGGGCTCTTCATCAGCCTCTCAAACGACATGGTCCATATTGTCGCATCCTCCAGAGTAGGCTTGGGGCTTCAAAAAAAGGGACCGTGCTCTTTATTTCATACAATAGATGTAGTTGTTTAATGTTGACGTTTCAGCTCTAGCTCTATATAATTACATATAGAACTCAAAAGATTACATCACATATTAGTAATTTAGTAGGATCTCTGTGTCTAGAGATTTTATTAAACAGTCTCAACCATATCCCCTTTTCTTGTTTTTCCTAAACTATGTAGCTAACCCTATGGGGTATATTTACTGTGTAGTACTGTTACCTGTCATCACAGTTTGCGattccctctgccctcctctcatAGGTGCTTCTTTGAATCCTCTCATCCTCTGTCATAACAGTCAGACTGAAAAACAGTGAAAAACGGAATAGAAATAGAAAATGTACTGTATGCACAATGTAGGGTTTTCGGCTATTGTCAATTGGCGTGGAGGGCAGCAGGCATGTTGTTTGTTCCAAACTGTGATCAACAGTGGTGGTAGGTGCACATGTCCCGGATGCGTGAGTTCTGCACGGAGGTCTTGTGTAAACACTATTGTCATCCAGTCCTTAGAGATGTGCTGGAGTTAATTTAAACACCTAGTGTAGCAGTCACCTGTAGCCTAATTAAAGGCAGGTGAGAATCCACCACATCTGGGCTCTCCAGCCACACACTGTAGCTCTGCGACAATTAGCACAAATTAATTGAGGTTGATGTGGAGACAGAGACTATTCCCACTCCCTGAGGTGTGAATTAGCATGCTCTTATTCTGCACACAACAGGTAGTGCTGTCCTAAGAGAGCAGTCAGAGGAAGAGGCATAATCCTTGCTTACGTATACATCTATGACTTCAAAACATAAATGTCCCTGTGGGTTTTGTCCACAGAGACTGTGTGTAGCTGGCAGATGCTCTGTTTGTGTCATGTGCAGATTATATTGTACAGTACATTCGGGAAGTattcccttgactttttccacattttgttatgttacagccttattctaaaaatatttttttccctcatcaatttacacacagtatcacataatgacaaagcaaaaaatgttttttctaaatgtattacaaataaaaaaacaaaataccttaTTCAAACCTTTTGCACtgtgactcgaaattgagttcaggtgcatcctgtttccattgatcatcattgagatggttctacaacttgattggacaattaaattgattggacattatttggaaaggcacacacctgtctatatatgggcctacagttgacagtgcatgtcagtgcaaaaaccaagccacgaggtcgaaggaattgtataTAAAGCTCCGAAaccggattgtgtcgaggcacagatctggcgaagggtaccaaaaaatgtctgcagaattgaaggtccccaagaacacagtgtcctccataatttctaaatggaagaagtttggaaccaccaagactcttcctagaattggctgcctggccaaactgaacaatcgggggagaagggccttggtcagggaggtgatcgaGAACCCGATGGactctctgacagagctccagagttcctctgtggagatgggaggatgttccagaaggacaaccatctctgcagcactccaacaatcaggcctttatggtagagtggccagacgtaagccactcctcagtaaaaggcacatgaaagcccacttgaagtttgccaaaaggcacctgaagactctcaaaatgtgagaaacaagattatctgggctgatgaaaccaaaattgaagtctttggcctgaatgccaagtgtcatgtctggaagaaacctggcaccattcatacggtgaagcatggtggtgggagcatTATGATATGGGATTTacttcagtggcagggactgagagactagtcaggattgagggtaagatgaatgaagcaaagtacagagagctcattgatgaaaacctgcttcagagtgctcaggacctcactgaagtgaaggttcaccttcactaagcacacagccaagacaacgcaggagtgccttcgggacaagtctatgaatgtccttgagtggcccagccagagcccaaattgaacccgattgaacatctctgaagtgacctgaaaatagctgtgctgtcacaccctggtcgaagtattttgtgtttttcttcatgtatttggtcaggccagggtgtgacatgggtttttgtatgtggtgtgtagcttagtgggattgtagcttagtggggtgttctatgagagtctatggctgtctgaagtggttctcaatcagaggcaggtgtttatcgttgtctctgattgggaaccatatttaggcagccatattctttggttgtattgtgggtgattgtccttactgtcttgatgtccttgtttgatgttagttgacacaagtataggctgttttcggttttcgtttcgtttattgttttgtagtgttcgtgtttagtcgtgtttacgtttgtttaaataaacatggatcgcaatcgacacgctgcagtttggtccgactctccttcaccacatgaaaaccgtgacatgtgcagcaacgctccccatccaacctgacaggaacggcaaagaagaatgggagaaactcccgaaatactgttgtgccaagcttgtagtgtcatacccaagaagactcaaggctgtaatcgctgccaaatgtgcttcaacacagtactgagtaaagggtcggaatacttatgtaaatgtgatatttcagttttttattttgtaaaaatttgctaaaatttctaaacaaatattgctttgtcattaaggggtattgtgtgtagaatgatgaagcaaaaaacaatgtaatccatttagaataaggttgtaacataacaaaatgtggaaaaagtaaagggttCTGAAGACGACCGAATGCACTGCATGTAGGTTGCTCCAGATAACGGCGTCATGTGCATAGGGGGCACGTGCCCCCTCAGAGATGTCCTGTAAAATATAAATATGTttcattttttgtttgttgtctctctgtaatactactatccacctagcaattttatgaagttggctttagctagcccaaataggttcccaatctcccaacctcataactagaTACCAAGAAGcaatttcaggctatcaatcaagtagctagcttgtctaattCTCTTAGCTGGCATGCCAGCTGTCGGTGGACAGGAATATGACccacattcctttcaatcttaTACTCAGATTTGAGCATATTTAGTTTCTTTAACAAAATAACTacagaggatacagacagctcaagaggtatgcttagatatgcagaaaaataaacatatattttttaatagaATTAAGTATAATGATTATGGCTCTTGATTGCAGGAAAGAccgtttcaggtgtttgaaaaatgctaAATTCTCCAACTTTCTGACTGGGGGCTTAGTCCCACTCCAGACCACTCCCCAGCCATCTTCACATACTtggtgccccctcagatttttggGGTGCATGTCGCCCCTGCTCCGGAGTGCAGAGTTTTGGTATAAgcatggtatatataatggaagGTAGCTAtgggttatgtcccaaatggcaccctatgggccctagtcaaaagtagtgtgccATATAAGgaatagtgccatttgggacacaaaccctTACTATGGATAGTATAGTGGTACCTACCAGGAGCAGCTGCAGCAGCAACACCAGCAGAAACAACAGGCATTGGAGGCGTTGGTTGGCATGTTCCCCATCCTGTGCTGTGATTGGAGGACACTGGCCGCGGCTTCCTGGTGCATTCGCATCTGTCTCTTGCGCATCTCCAGCCGCTCTGACCCCATGGGCTGCAGACCAGGACACACAACACCACGCTGAGGTTGTAGGT contains these protein-coding regions:
- the LOC118360474 gene encoding regulator of G-protein signaling 20-like produces the protein MGSERLEMRKRQMRMHQEAAASVLQSQHRMGNMPTNASNACCFCWCCCCSCSCLTVMTEDERIQRSTYERRAEGIANCDDSPKPTLEDATIWTMSFERLMKSPAGRGCFRQFLRTEFSEENIMFWLACEELKKETNKTVVEEKVRQIYEDFISILSPKEVSLDSHVRDVINKNMLEPTSLTFEDAQQQIYTLMQRDSYPRYMNSTAYAELLQGLEEPPPATEP